The Ramlibacter algicola genome segment GCGCCCGAGCGTGGACACGCAGCGGCCGCATGCACGCGTGTATGCGCACCTGGGCGCGACGCACTGCACGCTGTCGATCGACACCTCCGGCGAGCCGCTGTTCAAGCGCGGCTGGCGCGAGGACAAGGGTGAGGCGCCGCTGAAGGAGACCCTCGCGGCCGCGATGCTGGCCGCCAGCGGCTGGACCGGCGACGTGCCCTTGTACGACCCGTGCTGCGGCAGCGGGACGATCGCCATCGAGGCCGCTCAAATCGCCTGCGGCATCCCGCCGGGGCTGCAGCGTCGCTTCGCCTTCGAGCACCTGCGGCCGCACGAGCCTCGAGCCTGGGCCGACCTGCTGGCGCAAGCGCGTGCCGCGCGCCGTACGCCGGCCGCACCGGTGTTCGGCAGCGACGTGGCCTTCCGCATGGTCGACTTCGCGCAGCGCAACGCGCAGCGCGCCGGCGTGGCCGACGCCGTGCAGCTGCGTGGCGGCGATGCGCTGCAGCGCATGCCGCCCTCGGACGTCCCCGGCGTGCTGATGCTCAACCCGCCCTACGGCGAGCGCATCGGCACGGCCGGCGTGGCGGGCCGCACGCAGCGCGGCCGCGAGCGCGCGCAGGCCGACGACGGCGCCGACTTCTTCGTCGAACTCGCGACGCACTGGAAACGGAACTTCGCCGGCTGGACGGCCTGGGTGCTGACGCCCGACCTCAAGCTGCCGTCGCGGATGCGGCTGAAGGAGTCGCGCCGCGTGCCGATGTGGAACGGGCCGATCGAGTGCCGCCTGTTCCGCTTCGACATGGTCGCGGGCTCGGCCCGCACGCGTGCGCCGTCGGAAGGCTGACGTGCGCCCGCTCGTGCTCGACACCAACATCGTGCTGGACCTGTTCGTCTTCGCCGACGCCGCGGCGGCGCCGCTGCGCCAGGCGCTGCACGCGGGCCGGCACCGCTGGATCGTGACGGCGGCGATGCGCGAGGAACTGCAGCGCGTGCTCGCCTACCCGCACCTCGCGGCCCGCCTGCAGTTCCACGAGCGCGAGCCCGATGCCGTGCTCGCGGCGTTCGACGCCTGCGTCGAACACGTGGCGTCGCCGTCGAAGGTGCCTCCGACCTGCCGCGACGCCGACGACCAGAAGTTCATCGACCTCGCCGTGACCCACCGCGCGCTGCTGCTGTCCAAGGACCGCGCCGTGCTGTCGATGCGCAGGCGCCTGCAGCGCCTGGGCGTGGACGTCACCACCACCTGGATCCCGGATCCCCTTCCCGCATGACCGACCGCGACGAGCAGCCGCTCGGCCCCGACGACTACGACGCGCAGGACGCGGTGCTCGATGCGCTGCGCGACACCGAGCCGCACACGCCCGACTGGGAGTTCTGCGAGGGCTTCCTCGCGGCGCTGGTGTGCTGCCGCCGCCCGATCCCGCCCGAGGAGTACTGGCCCGTCCTGCTCGGCCCGGCCTTCCGCCCGATGGAGCAGATGGAGTTCGTCTGGCGCTGGCGCCGCCGCTGGCACGAGGTGCAGCACGCGCTGGACGCCGAAGTCGAGACGCTGGAGGACGAGCGGTCCTACCAGCCGGAGATGCTGGACGTGCGCGGCGCGGTGCTGGCCTTGCCCGAGGGCGAGCGCGGCGACGAGGACCCGGCCACGTTGCCGTCGTTCGGCGAGACCTGGGCGCACGGCTTCCTGCATGCGGTGCGCAGCTGGCCGGACGACTGGGCGCCGCCGCGCGACCGCGATGCGGCGTCGATGCTGGAGGACGCGCTCGGCGCGGTCGAGGACCTCGCGGCGCCGGACACCGGCGTGCCGGCGGTGTCGATGCACGTGGAGGATGGGCCGCCCAGCGTCAGCGAGGAGCGCTTGTCGCTCTACGGCGAGGCGGTGTGGGCGGTGTACGACCTGCGGCAGCTGTGGAAGAGCCTGGGGCCGCGCGTGGCCGCGGTGCGCAAGGCGCCGGAGCCGGGCCGCAACGACCCGTGCCCCTGCGGCAGCGGGAAGAAATACAAGAAGTGCCACGGGGCTTAGGAGCCTGCTCCCAGGGGCCCCGGGCGATCACTTCTTCGAGCCGCGTTCCTTCTCGATCGCCTCGCGGTCTTCCTTGTCGTAGGTGATGCCGCTGCAGCCCTCGTTGTACTTCGCGAGATCCGCCTTCAGCTGGTCCGCCTCGCCGTTGAGCTTGTCGGTTTCAGCCTTCACGTCCTGGACCTTCGCTTCGTACATGCGCTTGCGGCGCTCGAGGCGCTCGCGCGGGTTGCCGGTGGCGATGCCCATGCTCTGGTTGGTCGCGCTTTCCTGGCGCTTGATCTCGTCCTCGATCGCGGTCCGCTCGGCCTGCAGTTCTTCCTGCTTGGGGCGTGCCTTCTCGGCGGCCGCCTTGAGGGCGTCGCTGCGCGCGCGCAGCGCGTCGCCGTCGTTCAGGCACTTGCGCAGTTCGTCGCGGTTGACCTTGCGGCCGGGCTGGGCCTGTGCCGCAGCAGGCAGGGACGTGGCGGCCAGGGTGGCGGCTGCCACGAGGGAGAGGAGGAGTTTCGTCTTCATGGCCGGGATGCTAACGCGTGCCGCCGGGCCCGGGCAGCGGCGCAACCCTGTCAACCGGCGGGGGCGAACCGGTCGGCGCGCGACTGCGGCCAGTACACGCGGAAGACGTTGTGGAGCTTGTCGACGTCGCGGCCCAGCAAGGCGCCGGCCGGCACCTGCAGGATGAGGTTGGCGAGCAGCCGCACCTCCGTATCGCTGATGCGCCGGACGATGTGGTGCGCCGTGATCTCGCGTGGATGCTGCAGGCCCGCCGCCTGCACCAGGTCGCGCAACGCATGCAGCGTCTGGCGGTGGAAGTTGAAGACGCGCTGCGCCTTGTCGGGCACGACCAGCGCGCGCTGGCGCACAGGGTCCTGGGTCGTTACGCCGGTCGGACACTTGCCCGTGTGGCACGCCTGCGCCTGGATGCAGCCGAGCGCCATCATGAAACCGCGCGCCGCGTTGCACCAGTCGGCGCCCAACGCCATCATCCGCGCGATGTCGAAGCCGGTGATCACCTTGCCGGCGCAGCCGATGCGGATGCGGTCGCGCAGGCCGGCGCCCACCAGCGTGCCGTGCACCAGCAGCAGGCCCTCCTGCAGCGGCGCCCCGACGTGGTCGCTGAATTCCACCGGCGCCGCCCCGGTGCCGCCTTCGGCGCCGTCGACGACGATGAAGTCCGGCGTGATGCCGGTCTCCAGCATCGCGCGCACGATGCCGAACCATTCCCAGGGATGGCCGACGCAGAACTTGAAACCGGTCGGCTTGCCTCCCGACAGCGTGCGCAGCCGGTCGACGAAGGCCAGCAGCTCCACCGGCGTGCGGAACGCGCTGTGCGACGACGGCGAGATGCAGTCGAGGCCCACCGGCACGCCGCGCGCGTCCGCGATCTCGGGGGTGACCTTCGCGCCGGGCAGGATGCCGCCGTGCCCCGGCTTGGCGCCCTGGCTCAACTTGATCTCGACCATGCGCACCTGCGGGTCGGTGGCATTGGCGACGAAGCGCTGCTCGTCGAAGCCGCCTTGCCCGTCGCGGCAGCCGAAGTAGCCCGAACCGATCTCCCAGATCAGGTCGCCACCGTTCGTGCGGTGGTGGGCGGAGATGGAGCCCTCGCCGGTGTCGTGCGCGAAGCGCCCGAGCCTGGCGCCCTGGTTCAGCGCCAGGATCGCGTTGGCCGACAGCGAGCCGAAACTCATCGCCGAGATGTTGAACACGCTGGCGTCGTAGGGCTGCGCGCGGCCCTCGCCGATGGTCACGCGGAAGTCGGACGACGCGATGACGCTCGGCGCGACCGAATGGTTGATCCACTCGTAGCCGTTCTGGCCGACGTCCAGCTGGGTGCCGAACGGCCGGTTGTCCGGCTCGCCCTTGGCGCGCTGGTACACCAGCGAGCGCTGCGCGCGCGAGAACGGCGCCGCTTCGGTGTCGCCCTCCAGGAAGTACTGGCGGATCTCGGGCCGCACGTATTCCAGCAGGAAACGCAGGTGGCCGATGACGGGGTAGTTGCGCAGGATCGCGTGGCGCGCCTGGCGCAGGTCGCGCACGCCGGTGAGCGCGAGCGCCGCGAACAGCAGCGCGAACACCGCCGGCCACGGCCCGGGATGCCACGTGAGTTCGGCGAGGCTCGCGGCAAGCGCCGCGACGCATAGCGCGAACGTGGTGTAGCGAAGGTGCAGCATGCGTCCCCTCCTCAGAGAACTGGCGTCCCGGCTTCGCGGGGCATCCTACACGGCGTCTCCGGCGCCGCGCCAAGGGTTAACCGGTGGCCTGCACCAGCTCCAGCATGCGCGTGAGCGCGTGCTGCACCGTCGCCTGGCGGATGGCCGCGCGATCGCCGTCGAACCGGCGCAACTCGCTGGACAGGCGGCCGTCGACGCAGAAGCCGAACCACACCGTGCCCACCGGCTTGTCCACGCTGCCTCCGGTGGGGCCGGCGATGCCGGTGACGGCGACGCCCACCTGTGCCTGCGAGTGCCGCACGGCACCGAAGGCCATCGCGCGCGCGACGACTTCGCTGACGGCGCCGTGCGTCTCGATCGCGCCGGCATCGACCCCGAGCGAATCGCTCTTGGCCGCATTCGAGTACGTGACGAACCCGCGCTCGAACCACTGGCTGGAACCGGCCAGGTCGGTGCAGGCGGCGGCGATCATGCCGCCGGTGCAGCTCTCGGCGGTGGCCAGCATCCAGCCGCGCGCGAGCAGCGCCTCGGCGACTTGCGCTGCCAGCGCGTGCGTCGATGCCGTCATGCGATCGTCCTCCAGAGAGCCAGCACCAGCAGCGTGCAGAACGCCGCCACCAGGTCGTCGAGCATGATGCCCAGCCCGCCGCGCCAGCCGAAGCCGTGGAACAGGTTGTCGGCCCAGCGCACCGGCCCGGGCTTCACGGCGTCGAAGAACCGGAACAGCGCGAAAGCCACCAGCTGCCCCCAGAACGACGCGGGCATCCACAGCCACAGCACGATCCAGAACGCGACGACCTCGTCGACGACGATCCAGCCCGGGTCGAGCACGCGCAGGCGCCTGGCCGCGACCGTGCTGGACCACCAGCCGACGACCAGCAGCGCGAGCAGCACCCAGCCGATGGTGGCGGGGCTGCACCAGCTGGCGAGCACCAGGTACGCGGCCCAGGCCCAGAAGGTGCCGACGGTGCCGGGCGCGATGGGGCTCATCCCGGAGCCGCAACCCAGGGCAAGGAAATGCGCCGGATGCGAGAACAGGAAGCGCAGGGTGGGCCGCGCGACGGGCGCGGCCTGCAACGCGTCGGTGGTCACGCGGCCACCGCCTTGCGCCGCCGCGTCGGCGCGAACCACTCGGCCCAGTAGTCGATGCAGGCGCGGATCTTCGGCAGCCGTTGGCGTCCCGCGGCCGTGACGGCATGGACCGGGAAGGCCTGCGCGTCCACGTACGCCGCCAGCACCGCCACCAGGCGCTGCTGGCGCACCAGCTCGTCGCCGACGATGGTCGCGAGGCGGCCGATGCCCAGGCCCTGCAGCACCATCGATGCCGCCATGTTGGTGTCGTTGGTGCGCCAGTGGCCGTCCGCCGCGTGGATCACTTCGCGGCCGTCGACGAGGAAGGGCCACTGGTTGAGCGCGGGCACCGCGACATTGGTGACCAACGGGTGGTCGCGCAGCTGGTCGGGATGCGCCGGCAGCCCGCGGCGGGCGGCGTACGAACGCGCCGCATACAGCGCGCGGCCGTGGGTGCCGATCTGGCGCGCCACGAACGTTTCCGGCGGCGTGTGCGTGCTGCGGATCGCGATGTCGATGCCGTCGCGCGCCATGTCGGCCATGCGGTCGCCGACTTCCAGTTCGATGCGCAGCCTCGGGTGGCGCTCGGCCAGCCCGGGCAGGCTGGGGACGAGGTGGTAGTGCGCC includes the following:
- a CDS encoding THUMP domain-containing class I SAM-dependent RNA methyltransferase encodes the protein MRDQSLFLPCAGGAEELLAHEVGAITGLAHVMPGRGGVHLRGGWREVQLLNLHSRLAQRVLVQLAHGPYAREDDLYALGQSVAWEEWFTTKQTFKVEVTSHASPLRSLNFAALRIKDAIADRFRDRAGERPSVDTQRPHARVYAHLGATHCTLSIDTSGEPLFKRGWREDKGEAPLKETLAAAMLAASGWTGDVPLYDPCCGSGTIAIEAAQIACGIPPGLQRRFAFEHLRPHEPRAWADLLAQARAARRTPAAPVFGSDVAFRMVDFAQRNAQRAGVADAVQLRGGDALQRMPPSDVPGVLMLNPPYGERIGTAGVAGRTQRGRERAQADDGADFFVELATHWKRNFAGWTAWVLTPDLKLPSRMRLKESRRVPMWNGPIECRLFRFDMVAGSARTRAPSEG
- a CDS encoding putative toxin-antitoxin system toxin component, PIN family is translated as MRPLVLDTNIVLDLFVFADAAAAPLRQALHAGRHRWIVTAAMREELQRVLAYPHLAARLQFHEREPDAVLAAFDACVEHVASPSKVPPTCRDADDQKFIDLAVTHRALLLSKDRAVLSMRRRLQRLGVDVTTTWIPDPLPA
- a CDS encoding YecA family protein, giving the protein MTDRDEQPLGPDDYDAQDAVLDALRDTEPHTPDWEFCEGFLAALVCCRRPIPPEEYWPVLLGPAFRPMEQMEFVWRWRRRWHEVQHALDAEVETLEDERSYQPEMLDVRGAVLALPEGERGDEDPATLPSFGETWAHGFLHAVRSWPDDWAPPRDRDAASMLEDALGAVEDLAAPDTGVPAVSMHVEDGPPSVSEERLSLYGEAVWAVYDLRQLWKSLGPRVAAVRKAPEPGRNDPCPCGSGKKYKKCHGA
- a CDS encoding FMN-binding glutamate synthase family protein yields the protein MLHLRYTTFALCVAALAASLAELTWHPGPWPAVFALLFAALALTGVRDLRQARHAILRNYPVIGHLRFLLEYVRPEIRQYFLEGDTEAAPFSRAQRSLVYQRAKGEPDNRPFGTQLDVGQNGYEWINHSVAPSVIASSDFRVTIGEGRAQPYDASVFNISAMSFGSLSANAILALNQGARLGRFAHDTGEGSISAHHRTNGGDLIWEIGSGYFGCRDGQGGFDEQRFVANATDPQVRMVEIKLSQGAKPGHGGILPGAKVTPEIADARGVPVGLDCISPSSHSAFRTPVELLAFVDRLRTLSGGKPTGFKFCVGHPWEWFGIVRAMLETGITPDFIVVDGAEGGTGAAPVEFSDHVGAPLQEGLLLVHGTLVGAGLRDRIRIGCAGKVITGFDIARMMALGADWCNAARGFMMALGCIQAQACHTGKCPTGVTTQDPVRQRALVVPDKAQRVFNFHRQTLHALRDLVQAAGLQHPREITAHHIVRRISDTEVRLLANLILQVPAGALLGRDVDKLHNVFRVYWPQSRADRFAPAG
- a CDS encoding CinA family protein codes for the protein MTASTHALAAQVAEALLARGWMLATAESCTGGMIAAACTDLAGSSQWFERGFVTYSNAAKSDSLGVDAGAIETHGAVSEVVARAMAFGAVRHSQAQVGVAVTGIAGPTGGSVDKPVGTVWFGFCVDGRLSSELRRFDGDRAAIRQATVQHALTRMLELVQATG
- a CDS encoding phosphatidylglycerophosphatase A, whose translation is MTTDALQAAPVARPTLRFLFSHPAHFLALGCGSGMSPIAPGTVGTFWAWAAYLVLASWCSPATIGWVLLALLVVGWWSSTVAARRLRVLDPGWIVVDEVVAFWIVLWLWMPASFWGQLVAFALFRFFDAVKPGPVRWADNLFHGFGWRGGLGIMLDDLVAAFCTLLVLALWRTIA
- a CDS encoding LysR family transcriptional regulator, translated to MRALAFDDLLLFARVAELGSLSAVARERDAPVSQVSRSLSRIEKACGAQLVNRSTHGLSLTAEGQTFFGYSRRVLGTLDELEGEFTATSREASGLVRVAASTAVAHYHLVPSLPGLAERHPRLRIELEVGDRMADMARDGIDIAIRSTHTPPETFVARQIGTHGRALYAARSYAARRGLPAHPDQLRDHPLVTNVAVPALNQWPFLVDGREVIHAADGHWRTNDTNMAASMVLQGLGIGRLATIVGDELVRQQRLVAVLAAYVDAQAFPVHAVTAAGRQRLPKIRACIDYWAEWFAPTRRRKAVAA